A window of Pseudodesulfovibrio hydrargyri contains these coding sequences:
- a CDS encoding sigma 54-interacting transcriptional regulator, with protein sequence MKTTILIVDDDKGHLSMLKTILGGWGYETASAMDGGEAVSAVKERPFDAVLMDVRMARVSGIEALEEIKAYNPAIPVLIMTAYSSVDVAVEAMKLGAYDYLTKPLNFDELKLTLERALEHRRLSEENRHLRETVSSGQSLTGIIGTSPAMREVIEMVKVVAPTEATVLITGESGTGKELIARAIHSNSARKAKQLVTINCAALSETLLESELFGHEKGAFTGADKRRDGRFMQADKGTIFLDEIGEISMPMQAKLLRAVQEREIQRVGSDTVQSVDVRILAATNRDLKAEVDAGRFREDLYYRLHVMALRLPALRERQDDVPLLANFFLDRFAEKNRKAVKGFTPLAMDMLIHHAWPGNVRELENTIERAIILCMGEYVTEKELPAALLRSYEQDAPAGNGHGQLGGQPLEDVQKLAILATLEQTGGNKSEAAKILDITRTTLNNKLKKYGM encoded by the coding sequence ATGAAGACCACCATACTCATCGTCGACGACGACAAGGGCCATCTCTCCATGCTGAAGACCATCCTCGGCGGATGGGGCTATGAAACCGCTTCGGCCATGGACGGCGGCGAGGCGGTCTCGGCCGTGAAGGAGCGCCCCTTCGACGCCGTGCTCATGGACGTCCGCATGGCCAGGGTCAGCGGCATCGAGGCCCTGGAGGAGATCAAGGCCTACAACCCGGCCATTCCGGTGCTGATCATGACCGCCTACTCCTCGGTGGACGTGGCGGTCGAGGCCATGAAGCTCGGGGCCTACGACTACCTGACCAAGCCGCTCAATTTCGACGAGCTCAAGCTGACCCTGGAACGCGCCCTGGAGCACCGGCGGCTGTCCGAGGAGAATCGTCATCTGCGGGAGACCGTCTCCTCCGGGCAGTCGCTCACGGGGATCATCGGGACCAGCCCGGCCATGCGCGAGGTCATCGAGATGGTCAAGGTGGTCGCCCCCACCGAGGCCACGGTGCTGATCACCGGCGAGTCCGGCACCGGCAAGGAGCTCATCGCCCGGGCCATCCACTCGAACTCCGCCCGGAAGGCGAAACAGCTGGTGACCATCAACTGCGCCGCCCTGTCCGAGACCCTGCTGGAATCCGAGCTGTTCGGACACGAGAAAGGGGCCTTCACCGGCGCGGACAAGCGCCGCGACGGCCGGTTCATGCAGGCCGACAAGGGGACCATTTTCCTGGACGAGATCGGCGAGATATCCATGCCCATGCAGGCCAAGCTGCTTCGGGCGGTGCAGGAGCGGGAGATCCAGCGGGTGGGCAGCGACACGGTGCAGTCGGTGGACGTGCGCATCCTGGCCGCCACCAACCGGGACCTCAAGGCCGAGGTGGACGCCGGACGCTTCCGGGAGGACCTCTACTACCGGCTGCACGTCATGGCCCTGCGCCTGCCCGCGCTGCGCGAGCGCCAGGACGACGTCCCCCTATTGGCCAACTTCTTCCTCGACCGGTTCGCGGAAAAGAACCGCAAGGCGGTCAAGGGATTCACCCCGCTGGCCATGGACATGCTCATCCACCACGCCTGGCCCGGGAACGTCCGCGAGCTGGAGAACACCATCGAACGGGCGATCATCCTGTGCATGGGCGAGTACGTTACCGAAAAGGAACTCCCGGCCGCACTGCTCAGGAGCTACGAGCAGGACGCCCCGGCGGGCAACGGCCACGGACAGCTCGGCGGGCAGCCGTTGGAGGACGTCCAGAAACTGGCCATCCTGGCGACCCTGGAGCAGACCGGCGGGAACAAGAGCGAGGCGGCCAAGATTCTCGACATCACCCGGACCACGCTGAACAACAAACTGAAGAAATACGGGATGTGA
- a CDS encoding ATP-binding protein, with amino-acid sequence MQLKAKILGSPASVWMILGMATIMTLVVVTLAVFNYNREVRYMEKVLGEKGGALIRSFETGARVGMMGDYGAEGRLQALIDATAKLPDILYIVLTDRDGRIIAHSDSQKIGSVFLDAAQIESLHPDRKAQSVVLRDGAGAGSFVVYKEFVPLKSGGFRMMRDMMNHHMSWSGNGRGNGSGNGRRGMMMRRQAEDASGESVEKPLIFIGLDIAPFVEARRTDVRVMMTTSAVLLLVGLGCMVSLFWVQAYRRSREQLRDTQALAAEIVANLPIGMIVTGPDGCVTRINRDAAALLNVAPDDALGAAARDVLPAEVTDLAAESAETGAPVTRELSIRTRDTESPVNVGVAPVTSDGAAHLGTIYILSDLTEIHRLQADVKQREKMAAIGNLAAGIAHEVRNPLSSIKGYATYFAGLFDEGSDNRKAATVMIAETERLNRVISELLDFSRPSDFKFRKADPAMVLDTVSRLLQQDASDQGVELSMEVTPDLPEAEMDPDRMVQAVLNIGINGIQAMEPGGRLSLRARSFEGALVIEVEDTGRGIPEADLATIFDPYFTTKSQGTGLGLAVVRKIVEGHGGGVHVASNPGKGTTFAITLPQAH; translated from the coding sequence ATGCAGCTGAAAGCGAAGATATTGGGAAGCCCCGCATCCGTGTGGATGATCCTGGGCATGGCCACCATCATGACCCTGGTGGTCGTGACCCTGGCCGTGTTCAACTACAACCGCGAAGTCCGGTACATGGAGAAGGTCCTCGGCGAAAAGGGAGGCGCTCTGATCCGCTCCTTCGAGACAGGCGCGAGGGTCGGCATGATGGGCGACTACGGGGCCGAGGGCAGGCTCCAGGCATTGATCGACGCGACCGCCAAGCTGCCCGACATCCTCTATATAGTGCTCACCGACCGGGACGGACGGATCATCGCCCACAGCGATTCGCAAAAGATCGGCAGCGTATTTCTGGACGCGGCGCAAATCGAGTCCCTGCATCCGGACCGGAAGGCCCAGTCCGTGGTCCTTCGGGATGGTGCTGGCGCGGGCTCCTTCGTGGTCTACAAGGAATTCGTCCCCCTGAAATCCGGCGGCTTCAGAATGATGCGCGACATGATGAACCACCACATGTCCTGGTCCGGCAACGGGCGGGGGAACGGAAGTGGCAACGGACGCCGGGGGATGATGATGCGGCGGCAGGCCGAGGACGCGTCCGGCGAGTCCGTCGAGAAACCGCTCATTTTCATCGGCCTGGACATCGCCCCATTCGTTGAGGCGCGCCGCACCGACGTCCGGGTCATGATGACCACCTCGGCCGTCCTGCTGCTGGTCGGCCTGGGCTGCATGGTCTCGCTCTTCTGGGTCCAGGCGTACCGCCGCTCCCGCGAGCAGCTGCGCGACACCCAGGCCCTGGCCGCCGAGATCGTGGCCAACCTGCCCATCGGCATGATCGTCACCGGCCCGGACGGCTGCGTGACCCGCATCAACCGAGACGCGGCCGCGCTCCTGAACGTGGCCCCGGACGACGCCCTGGGGGCCGCCGCGCGCGACGTGCTCCCGGCCGAGGTCACGGACCTGGCCGCCGAGTCCGCCGAGACGGGCGCTCCCGTGACCAGGGAACTGTCCATCCGGACCCGGGACACGGAGTCCCCGGTCAACGTCGGCGTCGCGCCGGTGACCTCGGACGGGGCCGCCCACCTGGGGACCATCTACATCCTCAGCGACCTGACGGAAATTCACCGCCTCCAGGCCGATGTGAAGCAGCGCGAGAAGATGGCGGCCATCGGCAACCTGGCTGCGGGCATCGCCCACGAGGTGCGCAATCCGCTGAGCAGCATCAAGGGATACGCGACCTACTTCGCCGGGCTGTTCGACGAGGGCAGCGATAACCGCAAGGCGGCCACGGTGATGATCGCCGAGACGGAACGGCTGAACCGGGTCATCTCCGAACTCCTGGATTTCTCGCGGCCCTCGGACTTCAAGTTCCGCAAGGCCGACCCGGCCATGGTCCTGGACACCGTGTCCAGGCTGTTGCAGCAGGACGCCTCGGACCAGGGAGTGGAGCTTTCAATGGAGGTTACGCCGGACCTGCCCGAAGCCGAGATGGACCCGGACCGCATGGTCCAGGCCGTACTGAACATCGGCATCAACGGCATCCAGGCCATGGAGCCCGGAGGCCGTCTGTCCCTGCGCGCCCGGTCCTTTGAAGGCGCCCTGGTCATCGAGGTCGAGGACACCGGCCGGGGCATCCCCGAAGCGGACCTGGCGACCATCTTCGATCCGTATTTCACGACCAAAAGCCAGGGCACCGGGCTGGGCCTGGCCGTGGTCCGCAAGATCGTGGAGGGACATGGCGGCGGTGTCCATGTCGCAAGCAATCCGGGCAAGGGCACGACCTTCGCCATCACCCTGCCGCAAGCCCATTGA
- a CDS encoding periplasmic heavy metal sensor — protein sequence MKKFVMALAVVSVVALVSANAMAWGMHGWQGNGYGMGYNATQVDQKAYQEFQDSTADLRAAIRADRAEMAAVMAGQNPDAKRVRALSESIDKNITAVQAKAKELGLPQYGAMGPGMGRGMGPGMGHGMRGGMGRGAMMGYGQGYGNGYNCPAW from the coding sequence ATGAAGAAGTTTGTTATGGCGCTCGCAGTGGTTTCGGTCGTCGCCCTGGTTTCCGCCAACGCCATGGCCTGGGGCATGCACGGCTGGCAGGGCAACGGGTACGGCATGGGCTACAACGCCACCCAGGTCGACCAGAAGGCATACCAGGAATTCCAGGATTCCACTGCCGACCTGCGTGCGGCCATCCGCGCGGACCGTGCGGAGATGGCGGCCGTCATGGCCGGGCAGAATCCGGACGCCAAGCGGGTTCGCGCCCTGTCCGAGAGCATCGACAAGAACATCACGGCCGTTCAGGCCAAGGCCAAGGAACTCGGACTGCCCCAGTACGGCGCCATGGGCCCCGGCATGGGACGCGGAATGGGCCCCGGCATGGGTCACGGCATGCGCGGCGGCATGGGACGCGGCGCCATGATGGGCTATGGCCAGGGCTACGGCAACGGCTACAACTGCCCGGCCTGGTAG
- a CDS encoding SHOCT domain-containing protein codes for MLHHNWGFMYGPGHGWFMGGFGSLFGLLLIGLLVFLVIRLFQRPVSGSSARRDREDSMEILKRRYANGDISTEEFRNIRTQLKD; via the coding sequence ATGCTGCATCACAACTGGGGTTTCATGTACGGACCGGGCCATGGATGGTTCATGGGCGGCTTCGGTTCCCTCTTCGGACTGCTCCTCATCGGCCTGTTGGTGTTCCTGGTCATCCGGCTTTTCCAACGACCCGTCTCCGGTTCCAGCGCGAGGCGGGACCGGGAGGATTCCATGGAGATCCTGAAGCGCAGGTACGCCAACGGCGACATCTCCACCGAGGAATTTCGCAATATCCGCACCCAGCTGAAGGATTAG